ATGCCGTGCACCAGTTCCTCGTTGACCGAGGTGCAAACGTGGCCGGGAAAAGACTTCAAGCGCGGGTCGTGATTCGGGTAATTGTAAAAGGGCGAGGTCGCGCCGTTTTGCTTCAACACCCTGGCCGCCACCTTGTCCAACTCGCCGGTGGTCACACCGGGGCGGATGCGTTCCTTCAGTTCGAGCAGAATCCGGGCCACGATGCGCCCGGCCTCGCGCATCATTTCCAGTTCGCTCCGGGTTTTCAACACAATCATGCTCAACCGTCAACTCACTGCGGCAACGGCGTCCAGCAATTGCTCCGTCACCTGTTCAATAGCCTGCTCGCCGTTAATCTCAACCAGCAGGCCCAACTGGCGATAGTATTCGATCAGCGGCGCTGTGTTCTTCAAATATTCGGCGATGCGTTTCGTCACCGTCTCTTCGTGATCGTCGGGCCGCTGGAAGAGTTCAGCGCCGTCCACGTCGCACACCCCGGCCACTTTGGGCGGGTTGAACTTCAAATGATAAACGTGCTGGCCGGGGCCTTTGCACGTCCAGCGCCCGGTGAGCCGCTCAACCAGCGCCGGCTCGCTGACTTTGATGTACGGCACCAGGTTGACCTTGCCGCCAAGCTCGCCCAGCATTTTGTTCAGGGCTTCGGCCTGGGCCGGGGTGCGCGGAAAACCGTCGAGCACCGCGCCGGCGGCGCAATCCGGGCGAGATAATCGCTCGCGCACCATTGCAATGGTCACATCATCCGGAACCAGCGCCCCGCTTTTCAGAATGGTTTCCACTTGCTTGCCCAACTCGGTCTGGCGCTTGATGTTGTCGCGGAAGAGATCGCCCGACGAGACGTGCATCAGGTCTTTCTGTTTGCCGAGAATGGCCGCCTGCGTTCCCTTGCCTGCGCCCGGAAGCCCGATCATCACCAGATAGAGAGGCATACGTTCCTGACTACCGAACCAGCATCGTGTCGTCGTAACCGCGCAGTTTTAGTTCCGTCTCCAGGCCAAAGAACGTGTCTTTCACCACACCCACCACAATCAGCAGGCCGGAGCCAAGAACCGAGAAGGCGTTGGCGTTTAGAACGTTGCCGGCCAGGAACGGCAGGACGGCCACCACGCCAAGGAAGATCGCGCCCGGCAGAGTGATTCTTTGCAGAACCCGGTTGAGGTAGCGCTGAGTCGGCGGCCCCTTGGTCACACCCG
This Chloroflexota bacterium DNA region includes the following protein-coding sequences:
- a CDS encoding adenylate kinase gives rise to the protein MPLYLVMIGLPGAGKGTQAAILGKQKDLMHVSSGDLFRDNIKRQTELGKQVETILKSGALVPDDVTIAMVRERLSRPDCAAGAVLDGFPRTPAQAEALNKMLGELGGKVNLVPYIKVSEPALVERLTGRWTCKGPGQHVYHLKFNPPKVAGVCDVDGAELFQRPDDHEETVTKRIAEYLKNTAPLIEYYRQLGLLVEINGEQAIEQVTEQLLDAVAAVS